One window from the genome of Pseudonocardia hierapolitana encodes:
- a CDS encoding translation initiation factor IF-2 N-terminal domain-containing protein: MSNTESPAGTSGGPVTVPALDDLPERMRVHALARRLARTSREVLAALASLGVEVRSAQSSVEKKVAEQVAAKLGPDQAHEPEQGEQPTSEPVAEPGAPLAPLFAPPTPLFQAPTRPAPARPAPAAAEPVVEPPEPAAEAATAEDDGDDTDETTGRRRRRRGRRGRGRGRGADGTDDETGDDNGDDNGESDEATDAEDESGEGDSDTEDDTEDGDQDEAAQDGESGTSRRRRRRRRRRGPGDEAADGGDEADPPNTVTKVRVPREVRDDEGDGVQSVRGSTRLEAKRQRRRDGRDAGRRRAPILSEAEFLARRESVDRAMVVRERGDRVEIAVLEDDILVEHFVNSTGGSRDGSTGKSLVGNIYLGRVQNVLPSMEAAFVDIGRGRNAVLYAGEVDWDAAGLGGKQRRIEQALSSGDSVLVQVTKDPIGHKGARLTTQISLAGRFLVYVPSGGAAGISRKLPDIERKRLKDMLKEIVPSEAGVIIRTASEGVSQEALERDVRRLQAQWEVVKGKAEATGPNKPKAPVLLYEEPDLLIKVVRDQFNEDFSRLIVEGDDAWDILSNYVGHVAPELSERLHRHVGPNDAFAEYRIDDQLLKALDRKVWLPSGGTLVIDRTEAMTVIDVNTGKFTGSGGNLEETVTRNNLEAAEEIVRQLRLRDIGGIIVIDFIDMVLEANRDLVLRRLTECLARDRTRHQVAEVTSLGLVQMTRKRVGGGLLEHFSTPCEHCRGRGVIVNAEPVVSAPARPDRFERTEREGRRSRGGRGRREGEDRNGHDVRKAEPVAIAHGTGNGNGNGNGNGNRPDTAEAAVDVGAPAPVVTPAVLDPAPTPPAEAPAAEPAAPTGRRVRRSARRGVVQTSPAAGPVDVAADVVEEVVVERSIAAAHDRPDADADAAVAEVPAPQAPALEGAAKPDIPEQVADEQTAGEPEQRPRRRRGRVTRTAGAPTATVGDAPVAAVLTVPVTAEPTAEPVGEATAAPAPVAVPPQPEPAPAARPRRARRAASRPAGPPAAEAGGDPA; this comes from the coding sequence ATGTCGAATACTGAATCGCCCGCCGGTACATCCGGCGGGCCCGTCACCGTACCCGCCCTTGATGATCTGCCGGAGAGGATGCGGGTGCACGCGCTCGCCAGAAGGCTCGCACGTACCAGCCGTGAGGTGCTCGCGGCACTGGCTTCGCTGGGCGTCGAGGTGCGCAGCGCTCAGTCCAGTGTCGAGAAGAAGGTGGCCGAGCAGGTAGCCGCCAAGCTCGGGCCCGATCAGGCGCACGAGCCGGAGCAGGGCGAGCAGCCCACGAGCGAGCCGGTCGCCGAGCCCGGTGCCCCGCTGGCGCCGTTGTTCGCCCCGCCCACCCCGCTGTTCCAGGCCCCCACCCGCCCCGCCCCCGCCCGCCCGGCGCCTGCCGCCGCGGAACCGGTCGTCGAGCCCCCCGAGCCCGCCGCCGAGGCCGCGACCGCCGAGGACGACGGCGACGACACCGACGAGACCACCGGACGCCGGCGCAGGCGCCGTGGCCGCCGCGGTCGTGGCCGGGGCCGGGGCGCCGACGGCACCGACGACGAGACCGGTGACGACAACGGCGACGACAACGGCGAGTCCGACGAGGCCACCGACGCCGAGGACGAGTCCGGCGAGGGCGACAGCGACACCGAGGACGACACCGAGGACGGCGACCAGGACGAGGCGGCCCAGGACGGCGAGTCGGGCACCTCACGCCGGCGCAGGCGCAGGCGTCGCCGCCGGGGCCCGGGCGACGAGGCCGCCGACGGCGGTGACGAGGCCGATCCGCCCAACACGGTCACCAAGGTGCGGGTGCCGCGCGAGGTGCGCGACGACGAGGGCGACGGCGTGCAGAGCGTCCGCGGCTCCACGCGGCTGGAGGCCAAGCGCCAGCGCCGCCGCGACGGGCGCGACGCCGGGCGCCGGCGGGCGCCGATCCTGTCCGAGGCCGAGTTCCTGGCCCGCCGCGAGTCGGTCGACCGCGCGATGGTGGTGCGCGAGCGCGGCGACCGCGTCGAGATCGCGGTGCTCGAGGACGACATCCTCGTCGAGCACTTCGTGAACAGCACCGGCGGCAGCCGCGACGGCAGCACCGGGAAGTCGCTGGTCGGCAACATCTACCTCGGCCGCGTGCAGAACGTGCTGCCCAGCATGGAGGCCGCGTTCGTCGACATCGGCCGCGGCCGCAACGCGGTCCTCTACGCGGGCGAGGTCGACTGGGACGCCGCCGGGCTCGGGGGCAAGCAGCGCCGCATCGAGCAGGCGCTCTCCAGCGGCGACAGCGTGCTCGTCCAGGTCACGAAGGACCCGATCGGCCACAAGGGTGCCCGGCTCACCACCCAGATCAGCCTGGCCGGCCGGTTCCTCGTCTACGTGCCGAGCGGCGGCGCCGCCGGTATCAGCCGCAAGCTGCCCGACATCGAGCGCAAGCGGCTCAAGGACATGCTCAAGGAGATCGTCCCCAGCGAGGCCGGGGTGATCATCCGCACCGCGTCGGAGGGCGTGAGCCAGGAGGCCCTCGAGCGCGACGTGCGTCGGCTGCAGGCGCAGTGGGAGGTCGTCAAGGGCAAGGCGGAGGCCACCGGCCCGAACAAGCCCAAGGCGCCCGTGCTGCTCTACGAGGAGCCCGACCTGCTCATCAAGGTCGTGCGCGACCAGTTCAACGAGGACTTCTCGCGCCTGATCGTCGAGGGCGACGACGCGTGGGACATCCTGTCCAACTACGTCGGGCACGTGGCCCCGGAGCTCTCCGAGCGGCTTCACCGCCACGTCGGGCCGAACGACGCGTTCGCCGAGTACCGGATCGACGACCAGCTGCTCAAGGCGCTCGACCGCAAGGTGTGGCTGCCCTCCGGCGGCACGCTGGTGATCGACCGCACCGAGGCCATGACGGTCATCGACGTCAACACCGGCAAGTTCACCGGCTCCGGCGGCAACCTCGAGGAGACCGTCACCCGCAACAACCTCGAGGCGGCCGAGGAGATCGTGCGCCAGCTGCGGCTGCGCGACATCGGCGGCATCATCGTCATCGACTTCATCGACATGGTGCTCGAGGCAAACCGCGACCTCGTGCTGCGCAGGCTCACCGAGTGCCTGGCCCGCGACCGCACGCGCCACCAGGTGGCCGAGGTCACCTCGCTCGGGCTCGTCCAGATGACCCGCAAGCGCGTCGGCGGTGGGCTGCTGGAGCACTTCTCCACCCCGTGCGAGCACTGCCGCGGGCGCGGGGTGATCGTCAACGCCGAGCCCGTCGTGAGCGCCCCCGCCCGTCCGGACCGCTTCGAGCGCACCGAGCGGGAGGGGCGCCGATCCCGCGGCGGCCGCGGCCGCCGTGAGGGCGAGGACCGCAACGGCCACGACGTGCGCAAGGCCGAACCGGTCGCGATCGCGCACGGCACCGGCAACGGCAACGGCAACGGCAATGGCAACGGCAACCGGCCGGACACCGCCGAGGCCGCCGTGGACGTCGGCGCGCCCGCCCCGGTCGTCACGCCCGCGGTGCTCGACCCGGCACCCACGCCGCCCGCCGAGGCCCCGGCCGCCGAGCCCGCAGCCCCCACCGGCAGGCGGGTGCGGCGCAGCGCTCGCCGTGGCGTGGTGCAGACCTCGCCCGCGGCCGGCCCGGTGGACGTCGCCGCCGACGTGGTCGAGGAGGTCGTCGTCGAGCGCTCGATCGCCGCGGCGCACGACCGTCCCGACGCGGACGCGGACGCGGCCGTGGCCGAGGTGCCTGCGCCCCAGGCTCCTGCACTCGAGGGAGCCGCAAAGCCCGACATCCCCGAGCAGGTGGCCGACGAGCAGACCGCGGGCGAGCCGGAGCAGCGGCCCCGTCGCCGCCGCGGCCGGGTCACCCGCACCGCGGGCGCGCCCACGGCCACGGTGGGCGACGCGCCCGTCGCCGCCGTGCTCACGGTGCCGGTCACTGCGGAGCCCACCGCGGAGCCCGTTGGGGAAGCCACTGCGGCACCCGCGCCGGTGGCCGTGCCGCCGCAGCCCGAGCCCGCCCCTGCCGCCCGGCCGCGGCGCGCGCGGCGGGCGGCGTCACGGCCGGCAGGCCCGCCCGCGGCCGAGGCCGGAGGAGACCCGGCATGA
- a CDS encoding TIGR03936 family radical SAM-associated protein: MARVRPGEAANPAPPTVQRVRLRFAKRGRLRFLSHRDVARSFERAVRRAGVPVAHSHGFSPHPRLSWIGAAPTGTASEAEYVEIGLTRPVDPATLVAALDAALPDGLDVLQAAVAEGAALADRIDASSWEVELPGVEPAELRAALSALLERESVVVERVTPSGRRKIDVRAALVRADVRDPAPEDAAPSGGAGAMPPDRAGVCAILTAVVRQTTPAVRPDDVLGALDVVAGLRPPSPARATRTAQGLLDHRGDLADPLG; the protein is encoded by the coding sequence ATGGCTCGTGTGCGTCCCGGGGAGGCCGCCAACCCCGCCCCACCCACCGTCCAGCGGGTGCGGTTGCGCTTCGCCAAGCGGGGGCGGCTGCGGTTCCTCTCCCACCGGGACGTCGCGCGCAGTTTCGAGCGGGCCGTGCGGCGCGCGGGGGTCCCGGTGGCCCACTCGCACGGGTTCAGCCCGCACCCGCGCCTGTCGTGGATCGGTGCCGCGCCCACCGGCACCGCGAGCGAGGCCGAGTACGTGGAGATCGGGCTGACGCGCCCGGTCGACCCTGCGACGCTCGTGGCCGCCCTCGACGCGGCCCTGCCCGACGGGTTGGACGTCCTCCAGGCCGCCGTCGCGGAGGGCGCCGCGCTCGCCGACCGGATCGACGCCAGCAGTTGGGAGGTCGAGCTGCCCGGGGTCGAGCCGGCTGAGCTGCGGGCTGCGCTCTCCGCGCTGCTCGAGCGGGAGTCGGTGGTCGTCGAACGCGTCACACCGTCGGGGCGTCGCAAGATCGACGTACGGGCCGCGCTCGTCCGTGCGGACGTGCGGGATCCGGCCCCTGAGGACGCGGCACCGTCGGGTGGCGCGGGCGCGATGCCCCCCGATCGGGCGGGAGTCTGTGCGATACTGACGGCGGTCGTGCGGCAGACGACACCCGCCGTTCGACCCGACGACGTGTTGGGTGCACTCGATGTTGTCGCGGGCCTCAGGCCGCCATCGCCCGCCAGGGCGACCCGGACGGCCCAGGGACTGCTCGACCATCGGGGCGACCTGGCCGATCCTCTCGGCTGA
- a CDS encoding DUF559 domain-containing protein: MNLAIEYDGRDHREQEQAHRDLLREADLVRLGWTSLRFDARTVHCCSARIAGTVAYELRRRGYVAA, from the coding sequence GTGAACCTCGCGATCGAGTACGACGGCCGGGACCACCGCGAGCAGGAGCAGGCGCACCGGGATCTCCTCCGCGAGGCCGACCTCGTCAGGCTCGGCTGGACGTCCCTGCGGTTCGACGCCCGCACGGTCCACTGCTGTTCCGCCCGGATCGCCGGGACCGTCGCCTACGAACTCCGCCGCCGTGGCTACGTCGCCGCCTGA
- a CDS encoding TetR-like C-terminal domain-containing protein translates to MDPRAVRSRTAALAAARDLLMEEGWPGVTHVAVAERSGVGRTTLYRHWPDTPSLIRDTLAHHIAVAHTEPTGDLRADLLHELEASRAMLHEPATDRAIRVVVERSAVDPAFTEMKDALFRAGTRVLRDIVDGGKERGELPARLDTDLAVDQLVGPLFFRRLLANRPVPDGYVPEVVDAFLRAHKKKERAQR, encoded by the coding sequence ATGGATCCGCGAGCAGTTCGCAGCCGGACCGCAGCGCTGGCGGCGGCGCGGGACCTCCTGATGGAGGAGGGGTGGCCCGGCGTCACGCACGTGGCCGTCGCCGAGCGCAGCGGTGTGGGGCGCACAACGCTCTACCGGCACTGGCCGGACACGCCGTCCCTGATCCGCGACACGCTGGCGCACCACATCGCGGTCGCCCACACGGAACCGACCGGCGACCTGCGCGCCGACCTCCTGCACGAGCTTGAGGCCAGCCGCGCGATGCTGCACGAGCCGGCCACCGACCGCGCGATCCGCGTCGTCGTCGAGCGGTCCGCGGTGGACCCCGCGTTCACCGAGATGAAGGACGCCCTGTTCCGGGCCGGCACCCGCGTGCTCCGCGACATCGTCGACGGCGGCAAGGAGCGGGGCGAGCTCCCCGCGCGGCTCGACACCGACCTCGCGGTCGACCAGCTCGTCGGGCCGCTGTTCTTCCGCCGCCTGCTCGCCAACCGACCCGTCCCCGACGGCTACGTGCCGGAGGTCGTCGATGCCTTCCTGCGCGCCCACAAGAAGAAGGAGAGGGCACAGAGATGA
- a CDS encoding DUF6640 family protein, which translates to MTSWPRIVVGSVAVVTALGALLADVVVPDLAAQHAFNDAWPPHAKFHDAQYVVMSFLLGALGLALVARDRLVWAAALLSTPWLGMLGALLFPGTATYDPEFADDTVFVLGLHGQVFLALVLLVTLLVAVAGDARRPRVAA; encoded by the coding sequence ATGACCTCCTGGCCCAGGATCGTCGTCGGCTCCGTCGCGGTGGTGACCGCGCTCGGCGCCCTGCTCGCCGACGTGGTGGTGCCCGACCTCGCCGCCCAGCACGCCTTCAACGACGCGTGGCCGCCGCACGCCAAGTTCCACGACGCCCAGTACGTCGTGATGTCGTTCCTGCTCGGCGCGCTCGGCCTCGCCCTCGTCGCCCGCGACCGGCTCGTCTGGGCCGCGGCGCTGCTCTCCACGCCGTGGCTGGGCATGCTCGGGGCGCTGCTGTTCCCGGGCACCGCCACCTACGACCCCGAGTTCGCCGACGACACGGTGTTCGTCCTCGGGCTGCACGGCCAGGTCTTCCTGGCCCTCGTCCTCCTGGTGACCCTGCTGGTGGCGGTCGCCGGAGACGCGCGCCGGCCACGGGTCGCCGCCTGA
- a CDS encoding helix-turn-helix domain-containing protein, protein MLSVAELAARPDFTVSTVVCREHHRRWSAAEVPGEHRLVLVRSGRFRRTSAQGPTDLDPTLGYLARPGVEERFAHPAGGDVCTSISFAPARWAALCRAAARSDFYVDAQVDLAHRRLLATRSDPDYALAEQLLALLSATVGLLPAGSAGERTLVAAAREAILAEVPAARGLFPLADHLAVSPYRLSRAFPRETGVSVTRYRNRVRVGRAMERLEQGERNLALLAADLGFADQAHLTRTVREHTGHTPGALRRALTQAGAQTDSAAARSGLR, encoded by the coding sequence GTGCTCTCGGTCGCCGAACTCGCCGCCCGGCCCGACTTCACCGTGAGCACGGTGGTGTGCCGGGAGCACCATCGCCGCTGGTCCGCCGCCGAGGTGCCGGGCGAGCACCGCCTGGTACTCGTCCGGTCGGGCCGGTTCCGCCGGACGAGCGCGCAGGGCCCCACCGATCTCGACCCGACGCTCGGATACCTCGCGCGGCCCGGGGTGGAGGAGCGCTTCGCCCACCCCGCAGGCGGCGACGTCTGCACGTCGATCTCCTTCGCACCCGCCCGGTGGGCGGCGCTGTGCCGTGCCGCCGCCCGCTCCGACTTCTACGTCGACGCGCAAGTCGACCTCGCCCACCGGAGGCTCCTCGCCACGCGGAGCGATCCGGACTACGCGCTCGCCGAGCAGCTGCTCGCCCTGCTCTCCGCGACGGTCGGTCTGCTCCCCGCCGGATCAGCGGGCGAGCGGACGCTCGTCGCGGCGGCCCGGGAGGCCATCCTCGCCGAGGTCCCCGCCGCCCGCGGTCTGTTCCCCCTCGCCGACCACCTCGCGGTCTCGCCCTACCGGCTGAGCAGGGCGTTCCCCCGCGAGACGGGCGTCTCGGTCACGCGCTACCGCAACCGGGTCCGCGTCGGGCGGGCGATGGAGCGCCTGGAGCAGGGCGAGCGCAACCTCGCCCTGCTGGCCGCCGACCTCGGCTTCGCCGACCAGGCCCACCTCACGCGCACCGTGCGCGAGCACACCGGCCACACGCCCGGCGCGCTCCGGCGCGCGCTCACTCAGGCCGGTGCTCAGACCGATTCCGCGGCCGCCAGGAGCGGGTTGCGGTAG
- a CDS encoding isopenicillin N synthase family dioxygenase translates to MSETLPTVDVSSFATGAPPSPEQDTAAAEIDRICREIGFFLIAGHGVEPGVKAAMFEAMKRFFALPVEEKLEIAIAKSPVHRGYVPIAEEILDENTAGDLKESLDTGGEHGPDHPEVQAGVPTFGPNQWPADPAFREAWEAYRTQAIEAAQRVQRAMARALGQHDEFLLDRPGGEVMYHLRHLHYPPQETVQPGPNQLGCGAHTDYGTVTLLADDGVGGLQVMKRDGTWIEVGIPDDLLVVNLGDLMAIWTNDRWVSNPHRVVNPPQTDRYSMPLFVTPPFHAEISCLESCLGPGEEPKYESQEAGPYLMSRLNATHTYRNPLLAAAESV, encoded by the coding sequence GTGTCCGAAACGCTGCCCACCGTCGACGTCTCCTCGTTCGCGACGGGTGCCCCGCCGAGCCCCGAGCAGGACACCGCGGCCGCGGAGATCGACCGGATCTGCCGGGAGATCGGCTTCTTCCTCATCGCGGGCCACGGCGTGGAGCCGGGGGTGAAGGCCGCGATGTTCGAGGCGATGAAGCGGTTCTTCGCGCTCCCGGTGGAGGAGAAGCTGGAGATCGCGATCGCGAAGTCGCCGGTCCACCGCGGCTACGTTCCGATCGCCGAGGAGATCCTCGACGAGAACACCGCGGGCGACCTCAAGGAGTCCCTGGACACCGGCGGAGAGCACGGCCCCGACCACCCCGAGGTGCAGGCGGGCGTCCCGACGTTCGGGCCGAACCAGTGGCCCGCCGACCCCGCGTTCCGGGAGGCATGGGAGGCCTACCGCACCCAGGCGATCGAGGCGGCGCAGCGCGTGCAGCGGGCGATGGCGCGGGCGCTCGGCCAGCACGACGAGTTCCTGCTCGACCGGCCCGGCGGCGAGGTCATGTACCACCTGCGCCACCTGCACTACCCGCCGCAGGAGACCGTGCAGCCCGGCCCGAACCAGCTCGGCTGCGGCGCCCACACCGACTACGGCACCGTCACCCTGCTCGCGGACGACGGCGTGGGCGGGTTGCAGGTGATGAAGCGCGACGGCACGTGGATCGAGGTCGGCATCCCCGACGACCTGCTCGTCGTCAACCTCGGTGACCTGATGGCGATCTGGACCAACGACCGCTGGGTGTCCAACCCGCACCGCGTGGTGAACCCGCCGCAGACCGACCGGTACTCGATGCCGCTCTTCGTCACCCCGCCGTTCCACGCGGAGATCAGCTGCCTCGAGTCCTGCCTCGGCCCGGGCGAGGAGCCGAAGTACGAGTCGCAGGAGGCCGGGCCGTACCTGATGAGCAGGCTCAACGCCACCCACACCTACCGCAACCCGCTCCTGGCGGCCGCGGAATCGGTCTGA
- a CDS encoding amidohydrolase family protein, whose amino-acid sequence MTDLRIGPALVVPVTAEPFTGYVEVTGGEITHLGPSPTAGPAAETVAAPGRIVIPAFVNTHCHTSQQLGRGLGDDVGLLTWLHERIWPYELALDESDSELSALVCAIEQVRNGCTLLADPGGRHVDGMARGIAAVGIRALLGRSAMDSGDGRPDGDRESTAEVLDAQDELVERWHGKGLLRFSYTLRTIFNCSDELITATMERARKLGTVVQMHVAEVPEENEHSVATRGTTTVRHLDRLGALGPDLLAVHATWVDDEEIALLAERGCPVSHNAASNLKILGTPRIADMLDAGVHVALGTDGAPSNNRMSMIDEMWLAAIVQKGVRRDPTVLPAGSVLRMATIDGATALGMGGLVGSLEVGKRADLVVLDPYTPNFATAADPVAALVTACKSENVESVLCDGEWVLRERRFTRLDEAAVLTEAAERAAAVRRRMDRT is encoded by the coding sequence ATGACCGACCTGCGGATCGGGCCCGCGCTCGTCGTCCCGGTGACCGCCGAGCCGTTCACCGGGTACGTCGAGGTCACCGGCGGGGAGATCACCCACCTCGGTCCGTCGCCCACCGCCGGGCCGGCCGCGGAGACCGTCGCGGCGCCCGGCCGGATCGTCATCCCCGCGTTCGTCAACACGCACTGCCACACCAGCCAGCAGCTCGGCCGCGGCCTCGGTGACGACGTCGGCCTGCTCACCTGGCTGCACGAGCGGATCTGGCCGTACGAGCTCGCGCTCGACGAGTCCGACTCGGAGCTCTCGGCGCTGGTCTGCGCGATCGAGCAGGTCCGCAACGGCTGCACGCTGCTCGCCGACCCCGGTGGCCGGCACGTCGACGGGATGGCCCGCGGGATCGCCGCCGTCGGGATCCGGGCGCTGCTCGGGCGCAGCGCCATGGACTCCGGCGACGGCAGGCCCGATGGCGACCGGGAGTCGACCGCCGAGGTGCTCGACGCGCAGGACGAGCTCGTCGAGCGCTGGCACGGGAAAGGCCTGCTGCGCTTCTCCTACACCCTGCGCACGATCTTCAACTGCTCGGACGAACTGATCACCGCCACGATGGAACGGGCGCGGAAGCTCGGCACGGTGGTGCAGATGCACGTGGCGGAAGTGCCCGAGGAGAACGAGCACTCCGTCGCGACGCGCGGCACGACCACCGTGCGGCACCTGGACCGGCTCGGCGCGCTGGGCCCCGACCTGCTCGCGGTGCACGCCACCTGGGTGGACGACGAGGAGATCGCGTTGCTGGCCGAGCGCGGTTGCCCGGTGTCGCACAACGCCGCGTCCAACCTCAAGATCCTCGGCACGCCCCGGATCGCCGACATGCTCGACGCCGGCGTGCACGTCGCGCTCGGCACGGACGGGGCGCCGTCCAACAACCGCATGAGCATGATCGACGAGATGTGGCTCGCCGCGATCGTGCAGAAGGGCGTGCGGCGCGACCCCACCGTGCTCCCGGCCGGGAGCGTGCTGCGGATGGCCACGATCGACGGGGCCACCGCCCTCGGCATGGGCGGGCTCGTCGGCTCCCTCGAGGTGGGCAAGCGGGCCGACCTCGTGGTGCTCGACCCGTACACCCCGAACTTCGCCACCGCCGCCGACCCCGTGGCCGCGCTGGTGACCGCGTGCAAGTCCGAGAACGTCGAGTCCGTGCTCTGCGACGGCGAGTGGGTGCTGCGCGAGCGGCGCTTCACCCGCCTCGACGAGGCCGCCGTGCTCACCGAGGCCGCCGAGCGCGCGGCCGCGGTGCGCCGGCGCATGGATCGAACATAG
- a CDS encoding ABC transporter permease, whose translation MDTLFTLATLAAAIRLAIPVAVAALGELVSERAGVLNLGLEGTMLFGALAGYLATLSSGTPWIGLGGGLVAGAACGAVLALLMVVVRADQIVTGLAFTLFAVSATTYLFEQSYTIGQAPPRIPSLSMAPLVVIVLVVLAGVWFLLTRTTAGLVLSATGEAPEAVDALGYRIPQVRTLATVTGSALAGLAGAMLVCGPLGLFVQNVTAGRGWVALALVVFARWRPGRAVAGALLFGLCDAAQLRLQGTATAIPYEVFLALPYVVTLLALMVRARRSGTPAALAVPFVRGGT comes from the coding sequence ATGGACACCCTCTTCACCCTCGCCACCCTCGCGGCGGCGATCCGGCTCGCGATCCCCGTGGCCGTGGCCGCGCTGGGCGAGCTGGTCAGCGAGCGCGCGGGCGTGCTCAACCTCGGCCTCGAAGGCACCATGCTGTTCGGCGCGCTCGCCGGGTACCTCGCCACCCTCTCCAGCGGCACGCCGTGGATCGGCCTGGGCGGCGGGCTCGTGGCCGGCGCGGCGTGCGGCGCGGTGCTCGCGCTGCTCATGGTGGTGGTGCGGGCCGACCAGATCGTCACGGGCCTGGCGTTCACCCTGTTCGCGGTCTCCGCCACCACCTACCTGTTCGAGCAGTCGTACACGATCGGGCAGGCGCCGCCGCGGATCCCGAGCCTGTCGATGGCGCCGCTCGTCGTGATCGTGCTCGTCGTGCTGGCCGGGGTGTGGTTCCTGCTCACCCGCACCACGGCCGGGCTCGTGCTCAGCGCCACCGGCGAGGCACCGGAGGCCGTGGACGCGCTGGGGTACCGCATCCCGCAGGTGCGCACGCTCGCCACCGTCACGGGGAGCGCGCTCGCCGGGCTGGCCGGGGCGATGCTCGTCTGCGGTCCGCTCGGGCTGTTCGTCCAGAACGTCACGGCCGGGCGCGGATGGGTGGCGCTGGCGCTGGTCGTCTTCGCCCGCTGGCGGCCGGGACGGGCCGTGGCCGGGGCGCTCCTCTTCGGGCTCTGCGACGCCGCCCAGCTGCGGCTGCAGGGCACCGCCACCGCGATCCCGTACGAGGTGTTCCTCGCGCTGCCGTACGTGGTCACGCTGCTCGCGCTGATGGTGCGGGCGCGCCGCAGCGGCACGCCCGCTGCGCTCGCGGTGCCGTTCGTCCGGGGCGGGACATGA
- a CDS encoding ABC transporter permease, translating into MLARILRGPDSRIGLVTVPVAAVLAALVVGGVLMAVEGVAPLSAYGEVVLGVFGRTRGLIDTAVIATPLILLGLGIAVAYRARVFTIGAEGQYIAGALAGTAWVTLGPPLPGLLLLVSGLVVAVLTGAAWAGITAWMLARFGASVVITSLLLNYVAAAGLAWAVRVGIRDPGSFTPQSRPVGDAALPDIPGTTIHLGFFFALLAVPALAAVLRRTRFGFRADVLGANPEVLAVNEARPAWTRFAVLALAGSFAGLAGFVEVAGTTERMTPAFATGYGFTAIIVALLGRLRPLGVLVAALLLAGLTVGFDEAERVFIIPSTTVGVIQALIVVFFVAGDALSRRPGRRGRH; encoded by the coding sequence GTGCTCGCACGCATCCTGCGCGGCCCGGACAGCCGGATCGGGCTCGTGACCGTCCCCGTCGCGGCGGTGCTCGCCGCGCTCGTCGTCGGCGGCGTGCTCATGGCCGTGGAGGGGGTTGCGCCGCTCTCGGCGTACGGCGAGGTGGTGCTCGGCGTCTTCGGGCGCACGCGCGGGCTGATCGACACCGCGGTGATCGCGACGCCGCTGATCCTCCTCGGGCTCGGCATCGCCGTCGCCTACCGGGCGCGGGTGTTCACGATCGGCGCCGAGGGCCAGTACATCGCCGGCGCGCTCGCGGGCACGGCGTGGGTCACGCTCGGCCCGCCGTTGCCGGGGCTCCTGCTGCTGGTCAGCGGGCTGGTCGTCGCCGTACTGACCGGTGCGGCGTGGGCCGGGATCACGGCGTGGATGCTTGCCCGGTTCGGGGCGAGCGTCGTGATCACGAGCCTGCTCCTCAACTACGTCGCGGCCGCCGGGCTCGCCTGGGCGGTGCGGGTGGGGATCCGCGACCCCGGCTCGTTCACCCCGCAGAGCAGGCCGGTGGGCGACGCCGCGCTGCCCGACATCCCCGGCACGACCATCCACCTGGGCTTCTTCTTCGCCCTCCTCGCAGTGCCCGCGCTCGCCGCGGTGCTCCGGCGCACCCGCTTCGGCTTCCGCGCCGACGTGCTCGGCGCCAACCCCGAGGTGCTGGCCGTCAACGAGGCCCGTCCGGCGTGGACCCGCTTCGCGGTACTCGCACTGGCCGGGTCGTTCGCGGGCCTGGCCGGGTTCGTCGAGGTCGCAGGCACGACCGAGCGGATGACGCCGGCGTTCGCCACCGGCTACGGCTTCACCGCGATCATCGTGGCGCTGCTCGGGCGGCTGCGCCCGCTCGGTGTGCTCGTCGCGGCGCTGCTACTGGCCGGGCTCACCGTCGGCTTCGACGAGGCCGAGCGCGTGTTCATCATCCCGTCGACGACCGTCGGCGTGATCCAGGCACTGATCGTCGTCTTCTTCGTGGCCGGCGACGCGCTCAGCAGACGTCCGGGCAGGCGGGGCAGGCACTGA